In Cardinium endosymbiont of Dermatophagoides farinae, the sequence TACTACATTCATAATTGGCTACTTTAATGATTTAATTATTTAACTATATAATGAATTAACGCTTTGCTTATTTAGTTAAATAGTCAATTCTGTCTGCCACAGATTGGACAACTTCTTCACATTTATTAGTTAACCGAATATAACGTGTCTCGGAAATTGATCTACCTTCTCTTACAGCTTGTCTAAAAGCTGTTTTTTCTAAGATATGACCAGAAAGTATCATATATCCTGTTTGATTCAAATAGTTTAATACTTCATCTAACTCTGCATGACTATTACCAACCCGAGATAAAACAAATGCCAGTTTATTTTTATTTATTCCATCATTGACCAACTCATGTGCTAATCTAATTTGAGGATTTAGATCATCTATAGAGTTCCCTGTTGGTAAAAGTAATAAGTGAACAATATTGGCAATACTTTTTGTCATCCTACTTGCATGTGGTGCGCCATCAAAAATAACAAGATCGTACGATTCTTGAACTTGTATGGTATCTTCAACATCTATAAAACGTTCTACATGAATTAACGGGCTAACTTTATTTTTTTGTCTACGCAAATTCCATTCATAAGATGTGCTTTGAGAACTGTCCATGTCAGCTATAAGAACATTCCAATCAACGCGTGCATATTCCATTGCAAGTAACCTGCTTATCATACTTTTGCCTACACCACCTTTTTGAGAAACTACACCAATTAACACTGCCATATATATTACATTTAGTTAAATCATTATTAAATTATTTAACTAAATAAATATTTAGTTATTTAGTTAAATTTATATGTTTTTTGAACGATATAAATCAAAAGACTCTTTTAATATCTCTACCATAGATTTATCTTTTTCCAGTGCATATTTTTTATATGCTCGT encodes:
- a CDS encoding ParA family protein encodes the protein MAVLIGVVSQKGGVGKSMISRLLAMEYARVDWNVLIADMDSSQSTSYEWNLRRQKNKVSPLIHVERFIDVEDTIQVQESYDLVIFDGAPHASRMTKSIANIVHLLLLPTGNSIDDLNPQIRLAHELVNDGINKNKLAFVLSRVGNSHAELDEVLNYLNQTGYMILSGHILEKTAFRQAVREGRSISETRYIRLTNKCEEVVQSVADRIDYLTK